In the genome of Chryseobacterium oryzae, one region contains:
- a CDS encoding isoaspartyl peptidase/L-asparaginase — MKIIIHGGFFSESDQSKDTKIAKQNSLKSIVEKSFEYLKNHSAVETVAYAVSLLEDDELFNAGIGSQIQSDGVIRMSAALMDGTTQKMSGVINIEDIKNPIFVAQRLMKEDDRVLGGSGAKKYASENGFENFSTEIPQRRKEYEEKLKNGGKGTVGCVALDKDFKLAVATSTGGKGFEIPGRISDSATVAGNYANEFCAVSCTGVGEDIVSNATAAKIVTRVTDGLNLKEAFDKTFTELKTIDGFAGAIAIDKNGNLYHQDSYPTMVFASYDGNQFEIF; from the coding sequence ATGAAAATCATCATCCACGGAGGATTTTTCTCCGAAAGCGACCAAAGTAAAGACACAAAGATTGCCAAGCAAAACTCTTTAAAAAGTATTGTTGAAAAGTCTTTTGAATATTTAAAAAATCATTCGGCAGTAGAAACGGTTGCGTATGCGGTATCTCTTCTGGAAGATGATGAACTTTTTAATGCAGGAATAGGTTCGCAAATTCAAAGTGATGGAGTTATAAGAATGAGTGCAGCCTTAATGGACGGTACTACTCAAAAAATGAGCGGAGTAATTAATATTGAAGATATAAAAAATCCAATATTTGTAGCCCAGAGACTTATGAAAGAAGACGACAGAGTTTTAGGCGGAAGCGGAGCCAAAAAATACGCTTCTGAAAACGGATTCGAAAACTTTTCTACAGAAATTCCTCAACGCAGAAAAGAATACGAAGAAAAGCTAAAAAATGGAGGAAAAGGAACAGTTGGCTGTGTCGCTTTAGATAAAGATTTTAAACTTGCAGTGGCAACTTCTACAGGAGGAAAAGGTTTCGAAATTCCCGGAAGAATATCAGATTCTGCCACTGTTGCAGGAAATTACGCCAACGAATTCTGTGCCGTAAGCTGTACCGGTGTAGGCGAAGATATTGTAAGTAATGCAACGGCTGCCAAAATAGTAACACGAGTTACCGATGGCTTAAATTTAAAAGAAGCTTTTGATAAAACATTTACCGAATTAAAAACTATTGACGGTTTTGCGGGTGCCATTGCCATAGATAAAAACGGAAATCTATACCATCAGGATTCTTATCCTACAATGGTATTTGCAAGCTACGATGGAAATCAGTTTGAAATATTCTAA
- a CDS encoding YtxH domain-containing protein → MGNKTNGLLALLGLGALAYWKYKKSTPEQQQAVKDKINNAKDNINKWGNDLKDKANDVVSQAQNKFDEAKTKVEDTASNI, encoded by the coding sequence ATGGGAAATAAAACAAACGGACTTTTAGCTTTATTAGGATTAGGTGCTTTAGCGTATTGGAAATACAAAAAATCTACTCCAGAACAACAACAAGCGGTGAAAGATAAGATTAATAATGCAAAAGATAACATCAACAAATGGGGTAATGATCTAAAAGACAAAGCCAATGATGTTGTTTCTCAGGCACAAAACAAATTTGATGAAGCAAAAACTAAAGTAGAAGATACAGCTTCAAACATTTAA